TTGTTACTGGATCAATTCCTAGGCTTGTTGACGTTAATGAGGCTGAGCTTTGGGATACTTGTAATAACATGGTGATAAGCTGGATTATGAGCTCTGTGGTGGAATCTATTGCAAAGTCTATCATGTGTGTTACCACTTCTGCTGAAATCTGGAGTCAATTGGAGTCAAGATTTGCCTTAAGCAATGGTTCCAGGAAGTATAAGCTACATAAAGAAACTTATTCTATTCAGCAACAAGGTACACCTGCCAATGAATACTACACCAAAATTAAATGTGCGTGGGAAGAATTGGATTCTTTGAATCAACTTTCACGTGTTAATAATGCCACTGCTGATGTTGTTACTCTTCTTGCCACCATAAATAAGCAAAAGGAAGAGCAACATTTGTTTCAGTTTCTGAATGGTCTTGATGATCATTATAGTGCTTTGAGGAGTCAATTGTTGCTTATGACTCCTCTGCCTAGTGTTGAATCTGCATGCTCTCTGCTGTAGCAAGAAGAAGTTCAAAGAGAGATGTTTAGCAATGTTGAAACCACTGCTTTGTACAGCAAGATGCATTCAAAGAGTGATAAGTGTTCAATATGTGGTTTTATGTGGCATCCACCTGAAAAGTGTTGGGAAAAGGTTGGTTATCCACATTGGCATCCTAAATACAAGCAGTCTGCTAACAAATTGGCTACTCAAGGTGGACAAGGAAAGTCAAAACCAGTTTTTAAGAAATCTGCTGCCACTGTTGAAGGAAGTAATGTTGTGTTTACTTCTGCACAATTTGATCAACTTCTAAAGAGCCTACCACAGTTGACCTATAATGAAGCCCAGGGCACAAATAACTCTGATGATGAAGTGGATCATCACTTTGCTGCAGGTATTTTAACTAAATCATCTTTGAAAACTGAGTGGATACTTGATACTGGAGCTACTGATCATATGACACCTTTATATGAAAATATTATTGAAGCAAAAAGGTTGTTTTATAAACCTCACATTAATCTTCCAAATGGGAATTCTTCTGTTATAACTCACATTGGAACACTACCACTTGAAAATAATATGACTTTGAAAGATGTACTTGTTGTGCCATCTTTCAAGTATAGTCGATTATCTGTACCTAAACTTACTAAGGATCAGTCTTGCATTGTGGTGTTCTATTCACAATTTTGTGTTATTCAGGACTTGATCACAAGAAACGTGATAGGCCTGGGTAAAAGGAAAGCGAATCTCTACTACTTGATCAATATGCCTCTGCATCAGATTGATCAAAGATTAGTAAAAATGATTGTTTTTGCTGTTAATGATTGTAGTATGTTTACTATGAGTAAAGGTGTGTGTGCAAGTACTAGCAAAGATGTTAGTTCATATAGCTTGTGGCATCATAGGCTTGGTCATGTGTCAAATGCAAAGCTAAAGTGTATTCCTTCTGTGTCTGTATTGGTGAATCAAAGGAATAAAGATAATGTTTGTGTAACTTATCCTATGGCAAAGATGACTAAATCACCTTTTTCTGTTAGTAGTTCAGATTGTGATGCCATATTTCACATGATACACATTGACAGATGGGGTCCATATAAAGTTGCTTATGAAGGAAAATACAGGTTTTTTCTGACTATTGTTGATGCTTGtagttgaaatgtcccattcatattgattataaatgttccatattaattgatttcgttgcgaggttttgacctctatatgagacgtttttcaaagactgcattcatttttaaaacaatcataacctttattttatctataaaggtttaaaaagtattacgtagattatcaaataatgataatctaaaatataccgtttacacacgaccattacataatggtttacaataagaatatattacatcaaaaataagtttcttgaatgcagttttacataatatcatacaagcatggactccaaatcttgtccttattttagtatgcaacagcggaagctcttagtattcacctgagaataaacatgctttaaacgtcaacaaaaatgttggtgagttataggtttaacctatatatatcaaatcgtaacaatagaccacaagatttcatatttcaatacacatcccatacatagagataaaaatcattcatatggtgaacacctggtaactgacattaacaagatgcatatataagaatatccccatcattccgggacacccttcagatatgatataaatttcgaagtactaaagcatccggtactttggatggggtttgttaggcccaatagatctatctttaggattcgcgtcaattagggtgtctgttccctaattcttagattaccagacttaataaaaaggggcatattcgatttcgataattcaaccatagaatgtagtttcacgtacttgtgtctattttgtaaatcatttataaaacctgcatgtattctcatcccaaaaatattagattttaaaagtgggactataactcactttcacagatatttccttcctcggaaataagacttggccacggatcgattcacgaacctatacaaatatgtacatatatatcaaagtatgatcaaaatataattacaatcatttttattatgttttaaagatttgagtgtattaagtcagctgtcctcgttagtaatctacaactagttgtccacagttagatgtacagaaataaattgatatatattaccttgaatcaatccacgacccagtgtatacacgtctcaggctagatcacaactcaaagtatatatatttttggaatcaacctcaaccctgtatagctaactccaacattactgcatatagagtgtctatggttgttccaaataatatatatacatgggtcgatattatatgtcaaaacatttgcatacgtgtctatggtatcccaagattacataatatattagaatacatgtataatacaatataagttagctaggatattatttgtatagatttgttaaacatttcccgtagctaaaaagatcaaaaatatccaatcttgttttacccataacttcttcattttaaatccgttttgagtgaatcaaattgctatggtttcatattgaactctaatttaagaatctaaacagaaaaagtataggtttatagtcggaaatttaatttacatgtcaattattaaagaggtagtcatttccgtcgaaaaaacgacatcttgatgaccattttggaaaacatactttcactttgagtttaaccataatttttggatatagtttcatgttaataagaaaaatcattttcccagaagaacaacttttaaatcaaagtttatcatagtttttaattaactaacccaaaacagcccgcggtgttactacgacggcgtatatccggttttacggtgtttttcgtgttttcaggttttaaatcattaagttagcatatcatatagatatagaacatgtgtttagttgattttaaaagtcaagttagaaggattaacttatgtttgcgaacaagtttagaatttactaaactatgttctagtgattacaagtttaaaccttcgaataaggtagttatatatatatgaatcgaatgatgttatgaacatcattaatacctcaggttttgtggataaacccactggaaatgagaaaaatatatctagcttcaaaggatccttggatggtttgaaagttcttgaagcagaatcatgacacgaaaacaagttcaagtaagatttccactcgaaataagattgttagagttatagaaattgaatcaaagtttgaatatgagtattaccttgtattagaaagatatcttactgtaaataagaaagatttcttgaggttggatgatcactttacaagattggaagtaagctagcaaacttggaagtattcttgattttatgaaacttgaacttatagaatttatgaagaacacttagaaattgaagatagaacttgagagagatcaattttatAAAGAAAAtttatgaatgaaagtgtttgtaggtgtttttggtcgttggtatatggattagatataaaggatgtgtaattttgtttacatgtaaataagtcatgaatgattactaatattttttgtaattttatgagatatttcatgctagttgccaaatgatggttcccacatgtgttaggtgactcacatgggctgctaagagctgatcattggagtgtatataccaatagtacatacatctaaaagctgtgtattgtacgagtacgaatacgggtgtatatgagtagaattgttgatgaaactgaacgaggatgtaattgtaagcatttttgttaagtagaagtattttgataagtatcttgaagtctttaaaaagtgtataaatacatattaaaacactacatgtatatacattttaactgagtcgttaagtcatcgttagtcgttacatgtaaatgttgttttgaagcctttaggttaacgatcctgttaagtgttgttaacccattgtttattatatcaaatgagatgttaaattattacattatcatgatattatgatatattaatatatcttaatatgatatatatacaattaaatgtcgtttcaacgataatcgttacatatatgtctcgtttcgaaatcattaagttagtagtcttgtttttcataagtagttcattgttaatatacttaatgatatgtttacttattataataccatattaactatatatatatatatatatatatatccatatatatgacatcatatagtttttacaagttttaacgctcgtgaatcaccggtcaacttgggtggtcaattgtctatataaaacctatttcaattaatcaagtcttaacaagtttgattgcttaacacattggaaacatttagtcatgtaaatatcaatctcaattaatatatataaacatggaaaagttcgggtcactacagtacctacccgttaaataaatttcgtcccgaaattttaagatgttgaaggtgttgacgaatcttctggaaatagatgcgggtaattcttcttcatctgatcttctcgttcccaggtgaactcgggtcctctacgagcattccatcgaaccttaacaattggtatcttgttttgcttaagtctcttaacctcacgatccattatttcgacgggttcttcaatgaattgaagtttttcattgatttggatttcgtccaatggaatagtgagatcttctttagcaaaacatttcttcaaattcgagacgtgaaaagtattatgtacagccacgagttgttgaggtagctctagttggtaagctactggtccgacacgatctataatcttgaatggtccaatgtaccttgaatttagtttcccccgtttaccaaattgaacaacacctttccaaggtgaaaccttaagcatgaccatttctccaatttcaaactctatatcttttcttttactgtccgcgtagctcttttgtcgactctgggcggttttcaatcgttgttgaatttggatgattttctcggtagtttcttgtattatgtccggacccgtaatctgtctatcccccacttcattccaacaaatcggagacctgcactttctaccataaagtgcctcaaacggcgccatctcaatactagaatgataactgttgttgtaggaaaattctgctaacggtaggtgtcgatcccaactatttccgaaatcaataacacatgctcgtagcatgtcttcaagcgtttgtatcatcctttcgctctgcccatcagtttgtggatgataggcagtactcatgtctagacgagtccccaatgcttgttgtaacgtctgccagaaccttgaaacaaatctaccatccctatcagagataatatagacgggtattccatgtctggagacaacctccttcaaatacaatcgcgccaacttctccattttgtcatcttctctcattggcaggaagtgtgctgacttggtgagacgatcaactattaccaaaatattatcataaccacttgcagtccttggcaatttagtaatgaaatccatggtaatgttttcccatttctattccgagatttcaggttgttgtagtagacctgatggtttctgatgttcagctttgaccttagaacacgtcaaacattctcctacatatttagcaatatcggctttcatacccggccaccaaaagtgtttcttgagatctttatacatcttccccgctccgggatgtattgaatatctggttttatgtgcttctttaagtaccatttccctcacatctccaaaccttggtacccaaattctatcagccctatatcgagttccgtcttcccgaatattaagatgtttctctgatcctttgggtatctcattcttcaactttccttcttttacaaccccctgttgctcctcctttatttgagtagtaaggttagtacgaataattatattcatagcttttacctgtataggttctctgtcctttctactcaaagcgtcggctaccacatttgccttccccgtgaaatgtcccgttcttattgattaaaaacgttccatattaattgatttcgttgcgaggttttgacctctatatgagacgtttttcaaagactgcattcattttaaaacaaaccataacctttatttcatcaataaaggtttaaaaaaactttacgtagattatcaaataatgataatcaaaaatatcctgtttacacacgaccattacataatggtttacaatacaaatatgttacaacaaaataagtttcttgaatgcagtttttacacaatatcatacaagcatggactccaaatctcgtccttatttaagtatgcgacagcggaagctcttaataatcacctgagaataaacatgcttaaaacgtcaacaaaaatgttggtgagttataggtttaacctatatatatcaaatcataataatagaccacaagatttcatatttcaatacacatcccatacatagagataaaaatcattcatatggtgaacacctggtaaccgacattaacaagatgcatatataagaatatccccatcattctgggacacccttcggatatgatataaatttcgaagtactaaagcatccagtactttggatggggtttgttaggcccaatagatctatctttaggattcgcgtcaattagggtgtctgttccctaattcttagattaccagacttaataaaaaggggcatatttgatttcgataattcaaccatagaatgtagtttcacgtaattgtgtctattttgtaaaccatttataaacctgcatgtattctcatcccaaaaatattagattttaaaagtgggactataactcactttcacagatttttacttcgtcgggaagtaagacttggccactggttgattcacgaacctataacaatatatacatatatatcaaagtatgttcaaaatatatttacaacacttttaatatattttgatgttttaagtttattaagtcagctgtcctcgttagtaacctacaactagttgtccacagttagatgtacagaaataaatcgataaatattatcttgaatcaatccacgacccagtgtatacgtatctcagtattgatcacaactcaaactatatatattttggaatcaacctcaaccctgtatagctaactccaacattcacatatagagtgtctatggttgttccgaaatatatatagatgtgtcgacatgataggtcgaaacattgtatacgtgtctatggtatctcaagattacataatatacaatacaagttgattaagttatggttggaatagatttgttaccaattttcacgtagctaaaatgagaaaaattatccaatcttgttttacccataacttcttcattttaaatccgttttgagtgaatcaaattgctatggtttcatattgaactctattttatgaatctaaacagaaaaagtataggtttatagtcggaaaaataagttacaagtcgtttttgtaaaggtagtcatttcagtcgaaagaacgacgtctagatgaccattttagaaaacatacttccactttgagtttaaccataatttttggatatagtttcatgttcataataaaaatcattttctcagaataacaacttttaaatcaaagtttatcatagtttttaattaactaacccaaaacagcccgcggtgttactacgacggcgtaaatccggttttacggtgttttgcgtgtttccaggttttaaatcattaagttagcatataatatagatatagaacatgtgtttagttgattttaagagtcaagttagaaggattaacttttgtttgcgaacaagtttagaattaactaaactatgttctagtgattacaagtttaaatcttcgaataagatagctttatatgtatgaatcgaatgatgttatgaacatcattactaccttaagttccttggataaacctactggaaaatagaaaaatggatctagcttcaacggatccttggatggctcgaagttcttgaagcagaatcatgacacgaaaacaagttcaagtaagatcatcacttgaaataagattgttatagttatagaaattgaaccaaagtttgaatatgattattaccttgtattagaatgataacctactgtaagaaacaaagatttcttgaggttggatgatcaccttacaagattggaagtgagctagcaaacttgaaagtattcttgattttatgtaactagaacttgtagaatttatgaagaacacttagaacttgaagatagaacttgagagagattaattagatgaagaaaattgaagaatgaaagtgtttgtaggtgtttttggtcgttggtgtatggattagatataaaggatatgtaattttgttttcatgtaaataagtcatgaatgattactcatatttttgtaattttatgagatatttcatgctagttgccaaatgatggttcccacatgtgttaagtgactcacatgggctgctaagagctgatcattggagtgtatataccaatagtacatacatctaaaagctgtgtattgtacgagtaggaatacgggtgcatacgagtagaattgttgatgaaactgaacgaggatgtaattgtaagcatttttgttaagtagaagtattttgataagtgtattgaagtctttaaaaagtgtataaatacatattaaaacactacatgtatatacattttaactgagtcgttaagtcatcgttagtcgttacatgtaagtgttgttttgaaacctttaggttaacgatcttgttaaatgttgttaacccaatgtttataatatcaaatgagattttaaattattatattatcatgatattatcatgtatgaatatctcttaatatgatatatatacattaaatgtctttaaaacgataatcgttacatatatgtctcgtttcaaaatcattaagttagtagtcttgtttttacatatgtagttcattgttaatatacttaatgatatgtttacttatcatagtatcatgttaactatatatatatccatatatatgtcatcatatagtttttataagttttaacgttcgtgaatcaccggtcaacttgggtggtcaattgtctatatgaaacatatttcaattaatcaagtcttaacaagtttgattgcttaacatgttggaaatatttaatcatgtaaatatcaatctcaattaatatatataaacatggaaaagttcgggtcactacagtacctacccgttaaataaatttcgtcccgaaattttaaactgttgaaggtgttgacgaatcttctggaaatagatgcgggtatttcttcttcatctgatcttcacgctcccaggtgaactcaggtcctctacaagcattccatcgaaccttaacaattggtatcttgttttgtttaagtcttttaacctcacgatccattatttcgacgggttcttcgatgaattgaagtttttcgttgatttggatttcatctaacggaatagtgagatcttctttagcaaaacatttcttcaaattcgagacgtggaaagtgttatgtacagccgcgagttgttgaggtaactcaagtcggtaagctactggtccgacacgatcaataatcttgaatggtccaatataccttggatttaatttcccttgtttaccaaatcgaacaacgcctttccaaggtgcaactttaagcatgaccatctctccaatttcaaattctatatcttttcttttaatgtcggcgtagctcttttgtcgactttgggcggttttcaaccgttgttgaatttggatgatcttctcggtagtttcttgtataatcttcggacccgtaatctgtccatcccccacttcactccaacaaatcggagacctgcactttctaccataaagtgcttcaaacggcgccatctcaatgcttgaatggtagctgttgttgtaggaaaattctgctaacggtagatgtcgatcccaactgtttccgaaatcaataacacatgctcgtagcatgtcttcaagagtttgtatcatcctttcactctgcccatcagtttgtggatgataggcagtactcatgtctagacgatttcctaatgcttgctgtaatgtctgccagaatcttgaaataaatctgccatccctatcagagataatagagattggtattccatgtctggagacgacttccttcaaatacagtcgtgctaacttctccatcttgtcatcttctcttattggcaggaagtgtgctgatttggtgagacgatcaactattacccaaatagtatcaaaaccacttgcagtccttggcaatttagtgatgaaatccatggtaatgttttcccatttccattctgggatttcgggttgttgaagtagacctgatggtttctgatgctcagctttgaccttagaacacgtcaaacattctcctacgtatttagcaacatcgactttcatacccggccaccaaaaatgtttcttgagatccttgtacatcttccccgttccaggatgtattgagtatctggttttatgagcttctctaagtaccatttctctcatatctccaaattttggtacccaaatcctttcagccctataccgggttccgtattcccgaatattaagatgcttctccgatcctttgggtatttcatcctttaaatttccctcttttaaaactccttgttgcgcctcctttatttgagtagtaaggttattatgaatcattatattcatagattttactcgaatgggttctctgtccttcctgctcaaggcatcggctaccacatttgccttccccgggtggtaacgaatctcaaagtcataatcattcaacaattcaatccacctacgctgcctcatattcagttgtttctgattaaatatgtgttgaagacttttgtggtcggtatatataatacttttgaccccatataagtagttcctccaagtctttaatgcaaaaacaaccgtgcctaattccaaatcatgcgtcgtataattttgttcgtgaatcttcaattgtctagacgcataagcaatcaccttcgttcgttgcattaatacacaaccgagaccttgctttgatgcgtcacaataaatcacaaaatcatcattcccttcaggcaatgacaatataggtgccgtagttagctttttcttcaataactgaaacgctttctcttgttcatcattccattcaaatttcttccctttatgcgttaatgcagtcaagggttttgctattctggaaaagtcttggatgaaccttctgtagtaaccagctagtcctaaaaactggcgtatgtgtttcggagttttcggggtttcccacttttcaacagtttctatctttgccagatccaccttaataccttctttgttcactatgtgaccgaggaattgaacttcttccaaccaaaatgcacactttgaaaacttagcgtacaattcttccttcctcaatacttctaacacctttctcaaatgttcaccgtgttcttggtcattctttgagtaaataagtatgtcatcaatgaaaacaatgacaaacttgtcaaggtatggtccacacactcggttcataaggtccatgaacacagctggtgcattagttaaaccaaatggcatgaccataaactcgtaatgaccgtaacgtgttctgaaagcagtctttggaatatcatcttctttcacccgcatttgatgatacccggaacgtaagtcaatctttgaataaacagacgagccttgtagttgatcaaataagtcgtcgattctcggtagtgggtagcggttcttgatggtaagtttgttcaactctcggtagtcgatacacaacctgaatgtaccatctttcttcttgacaaacaaaacaggagctccccacggtgatgtgtttggtcgaatgaaaccacgctctaaaagttcttgcaattggctttgcagttctttcatctcgctgggtgcgagtctgtaaggagcacgagctattggtgcagctcctggtacaagatctatttgaaattcaacggatcgatgtgggggtaatcccggtaattctttcggaaatacatcgggaaattcttttgcaatgggaacatcattgatgctcttttcttcagtttgtactttctcgacgtgtgctagaacagcatagcaaccttttcttattagtttttgtgccttcaaattactaataagatgtagcttcgtgttgcccttttctccgtacaccattaagggttttcctttttctcgtataatgcgaattgcatttttgtaacaaacgatctctgctttcacttctttcaaccagtccataccgattatcacatcaaaactccctaactctactggtatcaaatcaatcttaaatgtttcgctaaccagtttaatttctcgattccgacatatattatctgctgaaattaatttaccatttgctaattcgagtaaaaatttactatccaaaggcgtcaatggacaacttaatttagcacaaaaatctctactcatatagcttctatccgcacccgaatcaaataaaacgtaagcagatttattgtcaataagaaacgtacccgtaacaagctccgggtcttcctgtgcctctgccgcattaatattgaaaactcttctgtaacgacccggatttttccgatcgttttacacttataagattaatatttacataaattaaaacttaccaacatgataagcaatctaaattgttgagatttatgattttgaaaagagttttacataacgtttaaccgtctagtttgaccg
This genomic stretch from Rutidosis leptorrhynchoides isolate AG116_Rl617_1_P2 chromosome 11, CSIRO_AGI_Rlap_v1, whole genome shotgun sequence harbors:
- the LOC139874577 gene encoding uncharacterized protein, with the protein product MAQPNFQNPLYLHPSDGPGSLLIQEKLIGVQNYRSWRRSLEIALSSKRKLGFVTGSIPRLVDVNEAELWDTCNNMVISWIMSSVVESIAKSIMCVTTSAEIWSQLESRFALSNGSRKYKLHKETYSIQQQGTPANEYYTKIKCAWEELDSLNQLSRVNNATADVVTLLATINKQKEEQHLFQFLNGLDDHYSALRSQLLLMTPLPSVESACSLL